One region of Bactrocera neohumeralis isolate Rockhampton chromosome 5, APGP_CSIRO_Bneo_wtdbg2-racon-allhic-juicebox.fasta_v2, whole genome shotgun sequence genomic DNA includes:
- the LOC126760676 gene encoding partitioning defective 3 homolog isoform X5, producing MFDVPPKCPALAHKLTGIFGWRHTYKVSAKHEGIQHTFLQKSYSLTLPKRPPSPYRGQKEPDSWVAVHHLQTQSGILDPDDCVGDVADDREQILASFDDSGPDPGVPQGGGDGASGSSSVGTGSPDIFRDPTNTDAPTNGQRGDAATPHIEVTSTTACPMTGLGLQVRRSSDPNLLASLKAEGGNKRWSAAAPHCGGDSPDRVLLDKSGYLTPQWEEEDDGQQHATAAPTQQPFARSGRLSMQFLGDGTGYKWMEAAEKLQHQQQQHPQQQPSHQYASQGQMYTTKSLPRESKRKEPLGQAYESIREKDGEMLLIINEYGSPLGLTAIPDNEHGGGLLVQHVEPGSRAERGRLRRGDRILEINGTKLIGLTEGKVQDYLRRSLEASELRVRVLRASGSNANQRSVSKSRRRDSKVAEMIEAEEKLASTVETKVATVSPTRKPHTAPVGTSLQVANTRKLGRKIEIVLKKGPNGLGFSVTTRDNPAGGHCPIYIKNILPRGAAIEDGRLKPGDRLLEVDGVPMTGKTQTDVVSILRATQPGATVRLVVSRQQELAEQDEREINYDEKERDVMNTPPKPPAPVLPSSLQKQQQQDKLPNGVKKSNSARSLFEQHQQQAQYQLNESQHFIDAGSESAASSDSLQAGIAWRSREVLTLHIPVHDTEKAGLGVSVKGKTSSNSNSSNNSMKHDGDLGIFVKNVIHGGAASRDGRLRMNDQLLSVNGVSLLGQNNAEAMETLRRAMVNNPGKHPGMITLSVARKIARSASSGDILEQTNSSSNASDNSGATVIYLSPEKKEARSGAGGCATNEMNRWSNPVLDRLTGGVCSSNSSQQARRPSRDHLNAGGGVAGGIGGAPGSAGLHGLRNESYYMATNETWSPALHHQKMMNGHVNNNTVLIEDDPEPMSPTLPHHPNDSVCTQSSNGGQNTTTAAPGFDATYSSQLSLETNNSGVEHFSRDALGRRSISEKHHAALDARETGTYQRNKKLREERERERRIQLTKSAIYGGSMESLTARIANANAQIPGYKHTKTASGVEAQQLQAEARDQVGDLGPSLGLKKSSSLESLQTMVQEIQMSDEPRGPTALRAPRGRGREDSLRAAVVADPEAGKPRKHWLLEEGTDQDGGFAHRNGPFQSSLNDGKHKSRAKKPSILRGIGHMFRFGKNRKDGVAPIDVQAAALAERPPASLPNNQLPAAALAALDRNTKLVPPAYQPPPPLPPANSTGSGGSGANTGAGVGNLSSNSNGIHHNDIFNHRYQHYANYDELHQQQMSESENTATKQNQNSTDVLSESTLECMRQQVIRQRIKVEAESRRHQHYHSQRSARSQDINLQHHHHHAAMLSNSGSAADKSNLLRPTSTYYEYETVQHSVSPAAAAAQHHQLRNGSLKQNGHHSPITVNGVQQQQHQQQQQQSHQQHNNSNHHQQQQQQQQAQQQTVGPPPQAQPHWKVAGMNGFSPASLNSSARSRGPFVTHVTIRDQSSAAIAAQQPTYQTVQKQQPQFASAVVSGGAQPHASKV from the exons GAGCCTGATTCTTGGGTTGCCGTACACCATCTACAAACACAGTCGGGCATACTCGACCCCGACGATTGTGTCGGCGATGTCGCCGATGATCGCGAACAAATACTTGCCAGCTTCGATGACTCCGGTCCGGATCCGGGTGTGCCGCAAGGTGGCGGCGACGGTGCCTCTGGCAGCTCTTCGGTGGGCACTGGCTCGCCCGATATCTTTCGTGATCCCACTAACACAGATGCGCCCACAAATGGGCAACGCGGCGATGCTGCCACGCCGCACATTGAAGTCACCAGCACTACTGCCTGCCCCATGACCGGACTGGGTTTGCAAGTGCGTCGCAGCAGTGATCCGAATTTGCTCGCCTCGCTGAAAGCGGAGGGTGGTAATAAACGCTGGTCAGCAGCAGCGCCACACTGCGGTGGTGATTCACCCGATCGTGTGCTGCTCGATAAGAGCGGCTATTTAACGCCACAATGGGAGGAAGAAGACGATGGGCAACAGCATGCGACAGCCGCACCGACGCAACAACCGTTCGCACGCTCCGGTCGCTTGTCCATGCAGTTTCTGGGCGATGGCACGGGCTACAAATGGATGGAGGCCGCCGAAAAGTTacagcatcagcagcagcagcacccgCAACAGCAGCCATCACATCAGTATGCGTCGCAGGGACAAATGTACACCACCAAGTCGCTGCCGCGTGAAAGTAAGCGCAAAGAGCCGCTCGGTCAGGCTTATGAGTCGATACGCGAAAAAGATGGCGAAATGTTGCTCATCATTAATGAGTATGGTAGTCCGTTGGGTCTGACGGCCATACCGGATAACGAACATGGCGGCGGTTTGCTGGTGCAGCACGTGGAACCGGGTAGTCGCGCTGAACGTGGACGCTTGCGGCGCGGCGATCGCATACTCGAAATCAATGGCACTAAACTGATCGGTCTAACCGAGGGTAAGGTGCAGGACTATCTACGACGCTCACTCGAAGCATCCGAACTGCGTGTGCGCGTGTTGCGCGCCAGTGGCAGTAACGCTAACCAACGTAGCGTCAGCAAATCGCGGCGTCGCGACTCTAAAGTCGCCGAAATGATTGAAGCGGAAGAGAAATTGGCCTCAACCGTAGAAACGAAGGTGGCGACTGTCTCGCCCACACGTAAGCCACATACGGCGCCAGTGGGCACATCTCTGCAGGTTGCGAATACGCGTAAGCTCGGCCGCAAGATCGAAATTGTGCTGAAGAAGGGTCCGAACGGTCTGGGTTTTTCCGTGACAACACGCGATAATCCAGCCGGTGGCCATTGTCCGATTTATATTAAGAATATACTGCCGCGTGGCGCTGCTATCGAGGATGGTCGCTTGAAGCCAGGCGATCGCTTGCTCGAGGTGGACGGTGTGCCGATGACTGGTAAAACCCAAACGGATGTGGTCTCCATTTTGCGCGCTACGCAACCCGGTGCTACGGTGCGTTTAGTAGTGTCGCGACAGCAGGAATTAGCCGAACAGGATGAGCGCGAAATT AACTACGATGAGAAAGAGCGCGACGTTATGAATACACCACCAAAACCGCCAGCGCCAGTGCTACCCTCTTCATTAcaaaaacagcagcagcaggaTAAACTGCCGAATGGCGTTAAGAAGTCCAACAGCGCACGATCACTCTTTGagcagcaccaacagcaagCGCAGTATCAGCTGAACGAATCCCAGCACTTCATAGATGCGGGCAGCGAGTCGGCAGCCTCAAGC GATAGCTTACAAGCGGGCATCGCATGGCGCTCACGCGAAGTCCTCACACTACACATACCAGTACACGATACAGAGAAGGCCGGTCTCGGTGTCAGCGTCAAAGGCAAGACCAGTTCAAAttccaacagcagcaacaactcaATGAAACACGACGGTGATTTGGGTATTTTCGTGAAGAACGTCATACATGGTGGCGCCGCATCACGTGACGGACGTCTACGCATGAATGATCAACTCTTAAGTGTTAACGGTGTCTCGCTGTTGGGTCAAAATAACGCGGAGGCAATGGAGACGTTGCGTCGTGCCATGGTCAACAATCCCGGTAAGCATCCGGGCATGATAACGCTATCGGTGGCACGCAAGATTGCACGCTCCGCCAGTTCGGGTGACATACTCGAGCAGACCAATAGCAGTTCGAATGCCAGCGATAATTCCGGCGCCACAGTGATCTATCTGAGTCCGGAGAAGAAGGAAGCACGCAGCGGAGCTGGTGGCTGCGCAACAAATGAAATGAACAG ATGGAGCAATCCCGTATTAGATCGTCTAACCGGTGGAGTTTGCTCGTCGAATTCATCACAACAGGCGCGTCGGCCCTCACGCGATCACTTGAACGCTGGCGGTGGGGTTGCAGGTGGTATTGGCGGTGCTCCCGGTAGCGCCGGCCTACATGGCCTGCGCAATGAGAGCTATTACATGGCAACAAATGAAACGTGGTCGCCAGCTTTGCATCATCAGAAGATGATGAATGGCCAcgtcaacaacaacacagtTTTAATTGAAGATGATCCAGAGCCAATGTCACC CACACTGCCCCACCATCCCAACGATTCAGTGTGCACACAAAGCAGCAATGGTGGCCAAAACACGACCACAGCCGCACCGGGCTTCGATGCCACATATTCGTCCCAGTTGAGTCTCGAAACGAACAACTCGGGCGTTGAGCACTTTTCACGCGACGCGCTCGGTCGCCGTTCGATATCGGAGAAACATCACGCCGCCTTGGATGCACGCGAAACGGGCACCTACCAGCGCAATAAGAAGTTGCGCGAAGAACGCGAACGCGAGCGCCGCATACAACTAACCAAGTCTGCCATATATGGTGGCTCCATGGAGTCGCTGACAGCGCGTATTGCCAATGCGAATGCGCAAATACCCGGCTATAAGCACACGAAGACCGCTTCCGGCGTGGAGGCGCAACAACTGCAAGCGGAGGCACGCGATCAAGTCGGTGATTTAGGTCCCTCGTTGGGCTTGAAGAAATCCTCATCGTTGGAGTCGCTGCAAACCATGGTGCAAGAGATACAAATGTCCGATGAGCCGCGCGGTCCGACGGCATTGCGTGCGCCGCGTGGACGCGGACGTGAGGACAGCTTGCGCGCCGCTGTGGTGGCGGATCCCGAGGCGGGCA AGCCACGCAAGCACTGGCTGCTCGAGGAGGGCACCGATCAGGACGGCGGCTTTGCGCATCGCAACGGTCCCTTCCAGAGTTCGCTGAACGACGGCAAGCACAAGTCGCGCGCCAAGAAGCCGAGCATATTGCGCGGCATCGGACATATGTTTCGCTTCGGCAAGAATCGCAAAGACGGCGTTGCACCGATAGATGTGCAAGCCGCTGCCTTGGCTGAGCGCCCGCCAGCCTCGCTGCCCAACAATCAGCTGCCTGCCGCCGCTTTGGCCGCGCTCGATCGGAATACGAAGCTGGTGCCGCCTGCCTACCAACCGCCGCCGCCCTTACCGCCTGCCAACAGCACCGGCAGCGGTGGCAGTGGCGCAAATACGGGCGCTGGCGTTGGTAACTTGTCGTCGAACTCGAATGGCATACACCACAATGATATTTTCAATCATCGCTATCAGCACTATGCCAACTACGACGAACTGCATCAGCAACAGATGAG CGAAAGCGAAAACACGGCCactaaacaaaatcaaaatagtaCAGATGTTTTATCGGAGTCGACATTAGAATGCATGCGGCAACAAGTTATCAGGCAGCGCATTAAAGTCGAGGCGGAAAG TCGCCGTCATCAGCATTACCATTCGCAACGCAGCGCCCGCTCACAGGACATCAACTTgcagcatcatcatcatcacgCCGCCATGTTGAGCAACAGCGGCAGCGCTGCCGACAAGAGCAACCTGCTGCGTCCCACCTCCACATACTATGAGTACGAGACGGTGCAGCACAGTGTGAGtccagcggcggcggcggcgcaaCATCATCAGCTGCGCAATGGCAGTCTCAAGCAAAACGGACATCACTCACCGATAACGGTGAATGgcgtgcagcagcagcagcaccagcagcaacaacagcagtcaCATCagcaacacaacaacagcaatcatcatcaacagcagcagcaacaacaacaagcacaacagCAAACAGTTGGGCCACCACCACAAGCGCAACCACACTGGAAAGTGGCGGGCATGAATGGCTTCTCGCCCGCCTCACTCAACAGCAGCGCGCGCAGTCGCGGTCCCTTCGTCACACACGTGACCATACGCGATCAGAGCTCAGCGGCCATCGCCGCACAACAACCCACATACCAAACGGTACAGAAGCAGCAGCCGCAATTTGCGAGCGCAGTCGTTAGCGGTGGCGCGCAGCCGCACGCATCGAAAGTGTGA
- the LOC126760676 gene encoding partitioning defective 3 homolog isoform X3 → MKVTVCFGAIRIVVPCGNGDLLVKDLINEATRRYKKAAGKEPDSWVAVHHLQTQSGILDPDDCVGDVADDREQILASFDDSGPDPGVPQGGGDGASGSSSVGTGSPDIFRDPTNTDAPTNGQRGDAATPHIEVTSTTACPMTGLGLQVRRSSDPNLLASLKAEGGNKRWSAAAPHCGGDSPDRVLLDKSGYLTPQWEEEDDGQQHATAAPTQQPFARSGRLSMQFLGDGTGYKWMEAAEKLQHQQQQHPQQQPSHQYASQGQMYTTKSLPRESKRKEPLGQAYESIREKDGEMLLIINEYGSPLGLTAIPDNEHGGGLLVQHVEPGSRAERGRLRRGDRILEINGTKLIGLTEGKVQDYLRRSLEASELRVRVLRASGSNANQRSVSKSRRRDSKVAEMIEAEEKLASTVETKVATVSPTRKPHTAPVGTSLQVANTRKLGRKIEIVLKKGPNGLGFSVTTRDNPAGGHCPIYIKNILPRGAAIEDGRLKPGDRLLEVDGVPMTGKTQTDVVSILRATQPGATVRLVVSRQQELAEQDEREINYDEKERDVMNTPPKPPAPVLPSSLQKQQQQDKLPNGVKKSNSARSLFEQHQQQAQYQLNESQHFIDAGSESAASSDSLQAGIAWRSREVLTLHIPVHDTEKAGLGVSVKGKTSSNSNSSNNSMKHDGDLGIFVKNVIHGGAASRDGRLRMNDQLLSVNGVSLLGQNNAEAMETLRRAMVNNPGKHPGMITLSVARKIARSASSGDILEQTNSSSNASDNSGATVIYLSPEKKEARSGAGGCATNEMNRWSNPVLDRLTGGVCSSNSSQQARRPSRDHLNAGGGVAGGIGGAPGSAGLHGLRNESYYMATNETWSPALHHQKMMNGHVNNNTVLIEDDPEPMSPTLPHHPNDSVCTQSSNGGQNTTTAAPGFDATYSSQLSLETNNSGVEHFSRDALGRRSISEKHHAALDARETGTYQRNKKLREERERERRIQLTKSAIYGGSMESLTARIANANAQIPGYKHTKTASGVEAQQLQAEARDQVGDLGPSLGLKKSSSLESLQTMVQEIQMSDEPRGPTALRAPRGRGREDSLRAAVVADPEAGKPRKHWLLEEGTDQDGGFAHRNGPFQSSLNDGKHKSRAKKPSILRGIGHMFRFGKNRKDGVAPIDVQAAALAERPPASLPNNQLPAAALAALDRNTKLVPPAYQPPPPLPPANSTGSGGSGANTGAGVGNLSSNSNGIHHNDIFNHRYQHYANYDELHQQQMSSESENTATKQNQNSTDVLSESTLECMRQQVIRQRIKVEAESFTPRYVRLKSEDWICFELNRRHQHYHSQRSARSQDINLQHHHHHAAMLSNSGSAADKSNLLRPTSTYYEYETVQHSVSPAAAAAQHHQLRNGSLKQNGHHSPITVNGVQQQQHQQQQQQSHQQHNNSNHHQQQQQQQQAQQQTVGPPPQAQPHWKVAGMNGFSPASLNSSARSRGPFVTHVTIRDQSSAAIAAQQPTYQTVQKQQPQFASAVVSGGAQPHASKV, encoded by the exons GAGCCTGATTCTTGGGTTGCCGTACACCATCTACAAACACAGTCGGGCATACTCGACCCCGACGATTGTGTCGGCGATGTCGCCGATGATCGCGAACAAATACTTGCCAGCTTCGATGACTCCGGTCCGGATCCGGGTGTGCCGCAAGGTGGCGGCGACGGTGCCTCTGGCAGCTCTTCGGTGGGCACTGGCTCGCCCGATATCTTTCGTGATCCCACTAACACAGATGCGCCCACAAATGGGCAACGCGGCGATGCTGCCACGCCGCACATTGAAGTCACCAGCACTACTGCCTGCCCCATGACCGGACTGGGTTTGCAAGTGCGTCGCAGCAGTGATCCGAATTTGCTCGCCTCGCTGAAAGCGGAGGGTGGTAATAAACGCTGGTCAGCAGCAGCGCCACACTGCGGTGGTGATTCACCCGATCGTGTGCTGCTCGATAAGAGCGGCTATTTAACGCCACAATGGGAGGAAGAAGACGATGGGCAACAGCATGCGACAGCCGCACCGACGCAACAACCGTTCGCACGCTCCGGTCGCTTGTCCATGCAGTTTCTGGGCGATGGCACGGGCTACAAATGGATGGAGGCCGCCGAAAAGTTacagcatcagcagcagcagcacccgCAACAGCAGCCATCACATCAGTATGCGTCGCAGGGACAAATGTACACCACCAAGTCGCTGCCGCGTGAAAGTAAGCGCAAAGAGCCGCTCGGTCAGGCTTATGAGTCGATACGCGAAAAAGATGGCGAAATGTTGCTCATCATTAATGAGTATGGTAGTCCGTTGGGTCTGACGGCCATACCGGATAACGAACATGGCGGCGGTTTGCTGGTGCAGCACGTGGAACCGGGTAGTCGCGCTGAACGTGGACGCTTGCGGCGCGGCGATCGCATACTCGAAATCAATGGCACTAAACTGATCGGTCTAACCGAGGGTAAGGTGCAGGACTATCTACGACGCTCACTCGAAGCATCCGAACTGCGTGTGCGCGTGTTGCGCGCCAGTGGCAGTAACGCTAACCAACGTAGCGTCAGCAAATCGCGGCGTCGCGACTCTAAAGTCGCCGAAATGATTGAAGCGGAAGAGAAATTGGCCTCAACCGTAGAAACGAAGGTGGCGACTGTCTCGCCCACACGTAAGCCACATACGGCGCCAGTGGGCACATCTCTGCAGGTTGCGAATACGCGTAAGCTCGGCCGCAAGATCGAAATTGTGCTGAAGAAGGGTCCGAACGGTCTGGGTTTTTCCGTGACAACACGCGATAATCCAGCCGGTGGCCATTGTCCGATTTATATTAAGAATATACTGCCGCGTGGCGCTGCTATCGAGGATGGTCGCTTGAAGCCAGGCGATCGCTTGCTCGAGGTGGACGGTGTGCCGATGACTGGTAAAACCCAAACGGATGTGGTCTCCATTTTGCGCGCTACGCAACCCGGTGCTACGGTGCGTTTAGTAGTGTCGCGACAGCAGGAATTAGCCGAACAGGATGAGCGCGAAATT AACTACGATGAGAAAGAGCGCGACGTTATGAATACACCACCAAAACCGCCAGCGCCAGTGCTACCCTCTTCATTAcaaaaacagcagcagcaggaTAAACTGCCGAATGGCGTTAAGAAGTCCAACAGCGCACGATCACTCTTTGagcagcaccaacagcaagCGCAGTATCAGCTGAACGAATCCCAGCACTTCATAGATGCGGGCAGCGAGTCGGCAGCCTCAAGC GATAGCTTACAAGCGGGCATCGCATGGCGCTCACGCGAAGTCCTCACACTACACATACCAGTACACGATACAGAGAAGGCCGGTCTCGGTGTCAGCGTCAAAGGCAAGACCAGTTCAAAttccaacagcagcaacaactcaATGAAACACGACGGTGATTTGGGTATTTTCGTGAAGAACGTCATACATGGTGGCGCCGCATCACGTGACGGACGTCTACGCATGAATGATCAACTCTTAAGTGTTAACGGTGTCTCGCTGTTGGGTCAAAATAACGCGGAGGCAATGGAGACGTTGCGTCGTGCCATGGTCAACAATCCCGGTAAGCATCCGGGCATGATAACGCTATCGGTGGCACGCAAGATTGCACGCTCCGCCAGTTCGGGTGACATACTCGAGCAGACCAATAGCAGTTCGAATGCCAGCGATAATTCCGGCGCCACAGTGATCTATCTGAGTCCGGAGAAGAAGGAAGCACGCAGCGGAGCTGGTGGCTGCGCAACAAATGAAATGAACAG ATGGAGCAATCCCGTATTAGATCGTCTAACCGGTGGAGTTTGCTCGTCGAATTCATCACAACAGGCGCGTCGGCCCTCACGCGATCACTTGAACGCTGGCGGTGGGGTTGCAGGTGGTATTGGCGGTGCTCCCGGTAGCGCCGGCCTACATGGCCTGCGCAATGAGAGCTATTACATGGCAACAAATGAAACGTGGTCGCCAGCTTTGCATCATCAGAAGATGATGAATGGCCAcgtcaacaacaacacagtTTTAATTGAAGATGATCCAGAGCCAATGTCACC CACACTGCCCCACCATCCCAACGATTCAGTGTGCACACAAAGCAGCAATGGTGGCCAAAACACGACCACAGCCGCACCGGGCTTCGATGCCACATATTCGTCCCAGTTGAGTCTCGAAACGAACAACTCGGGCGTTGAGCACTTTTCACGCGACGCGCTCGGTCGCCGTTCGATATCGGAGAAACATCACGCCGCCTTGGATGCACGCGAAACGGGCACCTACCAGCGCAATAAGAAGTTGCGCGAAGAACGCGAACGCGAGCGCCGCATACAACTAACCAAGTCTGCCATATATGGTGGCTCCATGGAGTCGCTGACAGCGCGTATTGCCAATGCGAATGCGCAAATACCCGGCTATAAGCACACGAAGACCGCTTCCGGCGTGGAGGCGCAACAACTGCAAGCGGAGGCACGCGATCAAGTCGGTGATTTAGGTCCCTCGTTGGGCTTGAAGAAATCCTCATCGTTGGAGTCGCTGCAAACCATGGTGCAAGAGATACAAATGTCCGATGAGCCGCGCGGTCCGACGGCATTGCGTGCGCCGCGTGGACGCGGACGTGAGGACAGCTTGCGCGCCGCTGTGGTGGCGGATCCCGAGGCGGGCA AGCCACGCAAGCACTGGCTGCTCGAGGAGGGCACCGATCAGGACGGCGGCTTTGCGCATCGCAACGGTCCCTTCCAGAGTTCGCTGAACGACGGCAAGCACAAGTCGCGCGCCAAGAAGCCGAGCATATTGCGCGGCATCGGACATATGTTTCGCTTCGGCAAGAATCGCAAAGACGGCGTTGCACCGATAGATGTGCAAGCCGCTGCCTTGGCTGAGCGCCCGCCAGCCTCGCTGCCCAACAATCAGCTGCCTGCCGCCGCTTTGGCCGCGCTCGATCGGAATACGAAGCTGGTGCCGCCTGCCTACCAACCGCCGCCGCCCTTACCGCCTGCCAACAGCACCGGCAGCGGTGGCAGTGGCGCAAATACGGGCGCTGGCGTTGGTAACTTGTCGTCGAACTCGAATGGCATACACCACAATGATATTTTCAATCATCGCTATCAGCACTATGCCAACTACGACGAACTGCATCAGCAACAGATGAG CAGCGAAAGCGAAAACACGGCCactaaacaaaatcaaaatagtaCAGATGTTTTATCGGAGTCGACATTAGAATGCATGCGGCAACAAGTTATCAGGCAGCGCATTAAAGTCGAGGCGGAAAG CTTTACCCCTAGATATGTGCGTTTGAAATCGGAAGATTGGATTTGCTTTGAATTGAA TCGCCGTCATCAGCATTACCATTCGCAACGCAGCGCCCGCTCACAGGACATCAACTTgcagcatcatcatcatcacgCCGCCATGTTGAGCAACAGCGGCAGCGCTGCCGACAAGAGCAACCTGCTGCGTCCCACCTCCACATACTATGAGTACGAGACGGTGCAGCACAGTGTGAGtccagcggcggcggcggcgcaaCATCATCAGCTGCGCAATGGCAGTCTCAAGCAAAACGGACATCACTCACCGATAACGGTGAATGgcgtgcagcagcagcagcaccagcagcaacaacagcagtcaCATCagcaacacaacaacagcaatcatcatcaacagcagcagcaacaacaacaagcacaacagCAAACAGTTGGGCCACCACCACAAGCGCAACCACACTGGAAAGTGGCGGGCATGAATGGCTTCTCGCCCGCCTCACTCAACAGCAGCGCGCGCAGTCGCGGTCCCTTCGTCACACACGTGACCATACGCGATCAGAGCTCAGCGGCCATCGCCGCACAACAACCCACATACCAAACGGTACAGAAGCAGCAGCCGCAATTTGCGAGCGCAGTCGTTAGCGGTGGCGCGCAGCCGCACGCATCGAAAGTGTGA